In the Leptotrichia sp. oral taxon 212 genome, one interval contains:
- the rnr gene encoding ribonuclease R, translating to MKNLEKELKYLKQVLEEYEFTFQEILQLLEWSQKKRKLYKQIINSWEEDGEIYLKRNGKYTLPEKEGFLRGEISIGNGNFGFLDIPGEKSVFIPGNYLNTAMNGDTVLIRILKESKSPDKSREGEVYKIVKRDRDIVVGVFEKSMNFGFVRPKNAPRDIYISKKKTKGAQTGDLVAVKIYFWGDSEKKPEGEVVSIIGNPQDTETLISALLIDNGIQEKFSNEVIKEVDRIEEDFSAEIEDRKDLRHLNIITIDGADAKDLDDAVYVEKTDIGYKLYVSIADVSYYVKEGTELDAEALKRGNSIYLVDRVIPMLPRKLSNNLCSLNPHEDKLTFTVEIDFDARGKVIGNDFYKSVIKSKYRMTYTDVNKIFSGDEELIEKYSAIHKMITEMLELSHIIRNTKKRRGSIDFELPEIKVVLDDSKLVKKIEVRERGEAEKLIEDFMVAANEVVAEKLFWEEIPAIYRVHEDPDKAKITVLNESLAKFGYYIKNLDDLHPGKFQTIIEKTTGLPEGYLIHKLILRAMQRARYANKNLGHFGLASKYYLHFTSPIRRYSDLVVHRMLGRSIERFMKDKEKTKYMSSFEVISAAISRTERIADKLEEDSVKIKLIEYMQDKIGKTYIARLSGMNKNKIFMELENHIEVVYNVNTVRDSFVYDEENYKITDRKHNVSYTMGDTLKVIVTGASYDRMEIEVVPFSEEEIDLENTETEDEGN from the coding sequence ATGAAAAATTTAGAAAAAGAACTGAAATATCTGAAACAGGTTCTGGAAGAATATGAATTCACGTTTCAGGAAATTTTACAGCTGCTGGAGTGGAGCCAGAAAAAGAGAAAGCTGTATAAACAGATTATAAACAGCTGGGAAGAAGATGGAGAAATTTACCTGAAAAGAAACGGGAAATACACACTGCCTGAAAAGGAAGGCTTTCTCAGGGGAGAAATTTCAATTGGTAACGGAAATTTTGGATTTCTTGATATTCCCGGAGAAAAAAGTGTCTTTATACCCGGAAATTATTTAAATACTGCAATGAACGGAGATACGGTTCTTATAAGAATACTTAAGGAAAGTAAATCTCCTGATAAGAGCAGGGAAGGTGAAGTCTATAAGATTGTAAAAAGGGACAGGGACATTGTTGTAGGAGTATTTGAAAAGAGTATGAATTTCGGGTTTGTAAGGCCTAAAAACGCTCCAAGGGATATATATATTTCAAAGAAAAAGACAAAAGGTGCCCAAACAGGGGATCTGGTCGCAGTAAAAATATATTTCTGGGGAGACAGCGAGAAAAAACCTGAAGGTGAAGTGGTAAGCATAATTGGAAATCCTCAGGATACAGAAACTTTGATTTCTGCTCTTCTTATAGATAACGGGATACAGGAAAAATTTTCAAATGAGGTAATAAAGGAAGTCGACAGGATAGAAGAAGATTTTTCTGCAGAAATTGAGGACAGGAAGGATTTGAGACATCTTAATATTATCACTATTGACGGAGCAGATGCAAAGGATCTGGATGATGCGGTATACGTTGAAAAAACTGATATTGGATACAAGCTGTATGTAAGTATTGCTGATGTTTCATACTATGTAAAGGAAGGAACGGAACTTGATGCGGAAGCTCTGAAAAGGGGGAACTCCATTTACCTTGTTGACAGGGTAATACCTATGCTTCCGAGAAAACTTTCAAACAACCTGTGTTCATTGAATCCGCATGAGGACAAGCTTACATTTACTGTAGAAATAGATTTTGATGCAAGAGGAAAAGTAATAGGAAATGATTTTTATAAATCTGTTATAAAATCTAAATACAGAATGACCTATACAGATGTAAATAAAATATTTTCAGGTGATGAGGAACTGATTGAAAAATATAGCGCCATTCATAAAATGATCACAGAAATGCTTGAACTTTCCCACATAATAAGAAATACGAAAAAGCGTAGAGGAAGCATAGACTTTGAATTGCCTGAAATAAAGGTTGTACTTGATGACAGTAAACTTGTCAAGAAAATAGAAGTAAGGGAAAGAGGGGAAGCGGAAAAGCTTATAGAAGATTTTATGGTTGCGGCAAATGAAGTTGTGGCTGAAAAGCTATTCTGGGAAGAAATACCTGCCATATATAGGGTGCATGAGGATCCTGACAAGGCTAAGATAACTGTCCTGAATGAATCTCTGGCAAAATTTGGATATTATATAAAAAATCTGGATGACCTTCATCCGGGAAAATTTCAGACAATTATTGAGAAAACGACAGGACTTCCGGAAGGATATCTCATACACAAGCTTATTTTGAGGGCGATGCAGAGGGCAAGATATGCAAATAAAAATCTGGGACATTTTGGACTGGCTTCGAAATATTATCTGCATTTTACTTCGCCTATCAGAAGATATTCGGATCTTGTAGTACATAGAATGCTGGGGAGATCGATAGAAAGATTTATGAAGGACAAGGAAAAAACAAAATATATGTCCAGCTTTGAAGTGATTTCAGCGGCTATTTCCAGAACAGAGAGAATAGCTGACAAGCTTGAAGAAGACAGTGTAAAAATAAAGCTGATTGAATATATGCAGGACAAGATAGGAAAGACTTATATAGCAAGGCTGAGCGGAATGAATAAAAATAAGATATTCATGGAGCTTGAAAACCATATAGAAGTTGTTTATAATGTAAACACTGTAAGGGACAGTTTTGTCTATGATGAAGAAAACTATAAAATTACAGACAGGAAACATAATGTTTCATACACAATGGGAGATACTCTGAAAGTAATAGTTACAGGAGCTTCCTATGATAGAATGGAAATAGAAGTTGTACCTTTCAGTGAAGAGGAAATAGATTTGGAAAATACAGAAACAGAAGATGAGGGGAATTAA
- the yqeK gene encoding bis(5'-nucleosyl)-tetraphosphatase (symmetrical) YqeK, which translates to MDIEKIKANVKSHLDEKRYAHVERVAKCAKRLAKIYGENEEDVEVSAYLHDIAKFFELSRMIDLVKGKYPEVRDEMSHSTAVLHGFAGAEFVKNNYDIYGVDNEDILDGVRYHTIGSGNMSTLAKIVYLADAIEDGRNWEGVEKARKLAEENLDEAIKYEIDTKLEYLISKDNIIHPNIILFRNSLIYKK; encoded by the coding sequence ATGGACATAGAAAAAATTAAGGCAAATGTAAAAAGTCATCTTGACGAGAAAAGATATGCACATGTTGAAAGGGTTGCCAAATGTGCAAAAAGGCTGGCAAAAATTTATGGTGAAAATGAAGAGGATGTGGAAGTGTCTGCCTATCTGCATGATATAGCAAAGTTTTTTGAGCTTTCACGTATGATCGATCTTGTAAAGGGGAAATATCCTGAAGTTAGAGATGAAATGTCGCATTCGACAGCAGTATTACATGGTTTTGCAGGTGCAGAATTTGTAAAAAACAACTATGACATTTATGGTGTCGACAATGAGGATATACTTGACGGAGTAAGGTACCATACTATAGGAAGCGGTAATATGTCAACTTTAGCTAAGATAGTATATCTTGCAGATGCGATAGAAGACGGAAGAAACTGGGAAGGTGTAGAAAAGGCAAGGAAACTTGCTGAAGAAAATCTGGATGAGGCAATAAAATATGAGATAGATACAAAACTTGAATATCTGATTTCAAAGGATAATATCATTCATCCGAACATTATCCTGTTCAGAAATTCTTTAATATATAAAAAATAA
- a CDS encoding GerMN domain-containing protein, with product MEGNSKDTRKEKETADVKKKSNFFKRNFIVILLVLLSGGAIALNEYDKKNNETINVVVDSKLAKAPAENQQSLEKLSIFVYNPQTKQIEEKEAVIEKQQNLIEGDYINEVIKASPFLTKDMKFLSAYNLKTDGKNTVIIKLNEAFSGLRKNKDLFDGFTQSIARTISNNFPNIQGINIQIDGEAIIQ from the coding sequence ATGGAGGGGAATAGCAAGGATACAAGAAAAGAAAAGGAAACAGCAGATGTAAAAAAGAAAAGTAACTTTTTTAAAAGAAATTTTATTGTAATATTGCTTGTTCTTTTATCAGGTGGTGCAATTGCATTAAATGAATATGATAAGAAAAATAATGAAACAATAAATGTAGTTGTTGACTCAAAGCTGGCTAAAGCGCCTGCTGAAAATCAGCAGTCACTTGAAAAACTATCCATATTTGTTTATAATCCCCAGACAAAACAGATTGAAGAAAAGGAAGCCGTTATAGAAAAACAGCAGAATCTTATAGAAGGAGACTACATAAACGAAGTTATAAAAGCTTCGCCTTTCCTGACAAAAGACATGAAGTTTCTGAGTGCATATAATTTAAAAACTGACGGTAAAAATACAGTTATAATAAAATTAAATGAAGCATTTTCAGGACTAAGAAAAAATAAGGATCTGTTTGACGGATTTACGCAGTCAATAGCAAGAACAATTTCAAATAATTTTCCTAATATACAGGGAATAAATATACAGATAGATGGAGAGGCAATTATTCAATAA
- a CDS encoding N-acetylmuramoyl-L-alanine amidase: MKKIFVLLLLLMSTVVFSETLEKMDYRSGVFTGTLRENKQVSIEAVKGRTSTGAVLILTLPDVRRSAADPRILNDPYLDSVSIMDQGNGLKIYFFLKDGTDYTVLNSKKEFQVKFNNPNAVSSDSKSKTGDRITGSREKEPVRTPDTTDRRPSSNRKGTYTIVVDPGHGGHDSGAVGNGYREKDLALQIGIKLGKELGKDYNVIMTRTTDVFKTLQERPEIGNVRSADLFVSVHLNSGGNSSASGTEVYYYAKKDADNYSRDVAKFNNTVDSGVAMSDYALKDINYRMNQTRSSALAQDVLDGLLNNFSVRDRGVKNANFAVLRGSNSPSILIELGFVTNYSDVSQFVNDYDQERAAKAIADAIRRHFMK; this comes from the coding sequence ATGAAAAAAATATTTGTACTTCTGTTACTTTTAATGAGTACAGTCGTATTTTCAGAAACTTTGGAAAAAATGGATTACAGAAGTGGAGTATTCACAGGAACATTAAGAGAAAATAAACAGGTAAGCATAGAAGCAGTAAAAGGTAGAACTAGTACAGGAGCAGTACTGATATTGACATTGCCGGATGTCAGAAGGAGTGCGGCGGATCCTAGAATTTTAAATGACCCTTATTTAGATTCGGTAAGTATAATGGATCAGGGAAATGGATTAAAAATATACTTTTTCCTGAAAGATGGAACAGACTATACTGTACTGAACTCAAAAAAAGAGTTTCAGGTAAAATTTAATAATCCAAATGCAGTTTCTTCAGATAGCAAAAGTAAAACAGGTGACAGAATAACAGGAAGCAGGGAAAAGGAACCTGTAAGAACTCCAGATACCACAGACAGAAGACCTAGCTCAAACAGAAAAGGAACATACACAATAGTTGTGGATCCGGGTCATGGAGGACATGATTCAGGAGCTGTAGGAAACGGTTACAGGGAAAAAGACCTCGCATTGCAGATAGGTATAAAACTTGGAAAAGAACTTGGAAAAGACTACAATGTAATAATGACAAGAACAACAGATGTATTTAAAACATTGCAGGAAAGACCTGAAATAGGAAATGTAAGATCGGCAGACCTGTTTGTAAGTGTTCACCTGAATTCAGGTGGAAATTCTTCAGCAAGTGGAACAGAAGTCTACTATTACGCTAAAAAGGATGCTGACAATTACAGTAGAGATGTAGCAAAGTTTAACAATACAGTGGACAGTGGAGTTGCAATGTCTGATTATGCTTTAAAGGATATTAATTACAGAATGAACCAGACAAGAAGTTCCGCACTGGCACAGGATGTACTGGATGGACTGTTAAATAACTTCTCAGTAAGAGATAGAGGAGTAAAGAATGCAAACTTTGCAGTGCTGAGAGGAAGCAATTCTCCTTCAATACTTATTGAGCTGGGATTTGTAACTAACTATTCAGACGTGTCACAATTTGTAAATGACTATGATCAGGAAAGAGCCGCTAAAGCTATAGCAGATGCAATAAGAAGACATTTTATGAAATAG
- the yajC gene encoding preprotein translocase subunit YajC, with the protein MGTFQWILIYVVFMVVLFLPQILSGRKRKKEQETMLGSLKIGDEIVTIGGIHGKIASVSEATVEIVIDKNVKMTISKSAVSRVVK; encoded by the coding sequence ATGGGAACATTTCAATGGATACTAATATATGTTGTGTTTATGGTGGTTCTATTTTTACCACAGATACTTTCAGGAAGAAAGAGAAAAAAAGAGCAGGAGACAATGCTGGGAAGCCTGAAAATAGGAGATGAAATAGTTACAATTGGTGGAATACATGGAAAAATTGCATCTGTTTCTGAAGCAACTGTAGAAATTGTAATAGATAAGAATGTGAAAATGACAATATCAAAAAGTGCTGTTTCAAGAGTTGTAAAATAG
- a CDS encoding hemagglutinin repeat-containing protein, giving the protein MKKWGIDTVSKKTYIGVGVTVGIPVIGAAKQLIDAGRAIGKSKHREDYLNSGFGAFSAGMGAMNAFGNLFTSPLATSASLNYSKSQNSYHREERMSVGSRLHVKGGVEYNGKNLHTVNLNMLNEGDTVYNITGNIIREAGKSTIKENTGSRGYGLSLAKGSDGMNPFKGNGTTVTASTSGSKSKSEGVYYTNPKDETKGNSHYNVGGDVKDSGVDIKTGSISGKIEGNHTVESLQDRFDSRSRGYSISTGIGINSTKGNRGTTYNTNIQSVSAGYSQGKTVQRITREVSEFTAGSGMLEVKGKTRQTGSLIDGGFTLNTGGYSC; this is encoded by the coding sequence TTGAAAAAGTGGGGGATTGATACAGTCAGCAAAAAGACCTACATAGGAGTAGGAGTGACAGTAGGAATACCTGTAATAGGAGCGGCAAAACAGCTTATAGATGCAGGAAGGGCAATCGGGAAGTCAAAACATAGGGAAGACTACCTCAATTCAGGATTTGGAGCATTCAGTGCAGGAATGGGAGCTATGAATGCATTTGGAAACCTGTTCACGAGCCCGCTGGCAACGAGTGCATCACTGAACTACAGCAAGAGCCAGAACAGCTACCACAGGGAAGAAAGAATGTCAGTTGGAAGCAGACTACATGTAAAGGGCGGAGTGGAGTATAACGGAAAGAACCTCCATACTGTCAATCTTAACATGCTCAATGAAGGCGACACGGTATACAATATAACAGGAAACATCATAAGGGAAGCAGGAAAGAGCACAATAAAGGAAAATACGGGAAGCAGAGGATATGGACTCAGTCTTGCCAAGGGATCAGACGGAATGAACCCTTTCAAGGGCAATGGCACAACAGTTACAGCGAGTACAAGTGGAAGTAAGAGTAAAAGTGAAGGAGTATACTATACAAATCCTAAGGATGAGACAAAAGGAAACAGCCATTACAATGTAGGAGGAGATGTAAAAGACAGCGGAGTGGACATAAAGACGGGAAGCATTTCAGGTAAGATAGAGGGTAACCACACAGTGGAGAGTCTTCAGGACAGATTTGATTCAAGGAGCAGAGGCTATTCCATAAGCACAGGAATAGGAATAAACAGTACAAAAGGTAACAGGGGTACAACATACAATACAAACATACAGAGTGTTTCAGCAGGCTACAGCCAAGGGAAAACTGTACAGAGAATAACAAGGGAAGTATCGGAGTTCACTGCAGGAAGTGGAATGCTTGAAGTGAAGGGCAAAACAAGGCAGACAGGTTCACTGATAGATGGCGGTTTCACATTGAATACTGGAGGATACAGCTGTTAA
- the sfsA gene encoding DNA/RNA nuclease SfsA encodes MKSNNRESIYTVDYDETVIFKERVTRFTVRFEFKGKEKKEDFAHLHDTGRLKELLVEGAELLIKKADKEERKTKWDVIAVRIHGETVLINTAFHRYIAESVFNNEKLSPFGKPSYIKPEMKYNNSKMDFYMETEKEKIYIEIKGCTLVEENTAKFPGAPSVRAVKHLRELMELKKEGFRAAVIILIFRRSEIFAPEHNIDREFSETFYEALEKGVEIYPMLLKYEDRKIYFEKNIGIMNKIALLQ; translated from the coding sequence ATGAAAAGTAATAATAGGGAAAGCATTTATACGGTAGATTATGACGAAACTGTAATTTTTAAGGAAAGAGTTACAAGATTTACAGTGAGATTTGAATTTAAAGGGAAGGAAAAAAAAGAAGACTTTGCCCATCTTCACGATACAGGAAGACTGAAGGAACTCCTTGTTGAAGGAGCTGAACTTCTTATAAAAAAGGCTGATAAAGAGGAAAGAAAGACAAAATGGGATGTCATTGCTGTAAGGATACATGGTGAAACAGTCCTTATAAATACTGCATTTCATAGATATATTGCAGAATCAGTATTTAATAATGAAAAACTTTCACCATTTGGAAAACCTTCGTATATAAAGCCTGAAATGAAATATAATAACAGCAAGATGGATTTTTACATGGAAACGGAAAAGGAAAAAATATATATTGAAATAAAGGGATGTACACTGGTGGAAGAAAATACTGCAAAATTTCCGGGAGCACCTTCAGTAAGGGCTGTAAAGCATCTCCGTGAACTTATGGAACTTAAGAAGGAGGGATTCAGGGCGGCGGTGATAATCCTCATATTCAGAAGGTCAGAAATATTTGCTCCTGAGCATAACATAGACAGGGAGTTTTCTGAAACTTTTTACGAGGCGTTGGAAAAAGGTGTGGAAATTTATCCCATGCTTTTAAAATACGAGGACAGAAAAATATATTTTGAAAAAAATATTGGAATAATGAATAAAATTGCTCTTCTACAATAA
- the nrdG gene encoding anaerobic ribonucleoside-triphosphate reductase activating protein, with product METVKKKEFTLRILGIYRETIVDGEGLRYSIYFSGCPHACPGCHNEESWNPCNGEKLTYGKLEEIAEEINSNELLDGITVSGGDPLFNPVEMFEVLKFLKKKTGKNIWVYTGYTIEDILENRERKACLKYIDVLVDGLFIKELYSPALKFRGSSNQRIIRKSEFENYYGNGNNPE from the coding sequence ATGGAAACTGTGAAGAAAAAAGAATTTACATTAAGGATACTCGGAATATACAGGGAAACAATAGTTGATGGGGAGGGACTGAGATATTCCATATATTTTTCAGGATGTCCGCATGCCTGCCCCGGATGTCATAATGAGGAGTCCTGGAATCCATGTAATGGAGAAAAACTTACATATGGGAAACTTGAGGAAATTGCGGAAGAAATAAACAGTAATGAGCTGCTCGACGGGATTACAGTAAGCGGAGGAGATCCCTTATTTAATCCCGTCGAAATGTTTGAAGTGCTAAAATTTTTAAAGAAAAAGACAGGGAAAAATATATGGGTCTATACAGGGTATACGATAGAAGATATATTGGAAAACAGGGAAAGGAAAGCCTGCCTGAAGTACATAGATGTTCTGGTGGACGGCCTTTTCATAAAGGAACTCTATTCTCCTGCACTTAAATTCAGGGGGAGCAGTAACCAGCGGATAATAAGGAAGTCAGAATTTGAAAATTATTATGGAAATGGAAATAATCCAGAATAA
- a CDS encoding anaerobic ribonucleoside triphosphate reductase, with protein sequence MQISETLKNIIDGIVTVEKNDVNNENANMSSMTPAGQMMRFASEVSKMYTLENLVSPEFKEAHNNGEIHIHDLDYYPSKTTTCLQYDLADMFEHGFQTKHGFIREAKSITTYATLATIIFQTNQNEQHGGQSIPAFDFYMAKGVLKSFRRHFRYRILSFLSLDYVDETNREVKSFINENIHTILPDDRMITETAEHFKIPEDQIKRLMEIAYDDTRLETYQAMEGFLHNLNTMHSRGGNQVVFSSINYGTDTSEEGRMVIRELLKATEDGLGKRETPIFPIQIFKVKEGVNYTEEDYRYAMENFDEVMNQTAEELNGDIESLAADFGKKENGKKFKAPNFDLLLLSCHTTSRRLFPNFVFLDTEFNRHEKWDINDPLKYRYEVATMGCRTRVFENLHGEKTSLGRGNLSFTSINFPRIAIEVRRKVEKEIEEMKQEGKFSDEQEEINKKCELLVKGFQEKVKEMTYFTAEQLYERYSFQRTALAKQFPFMRANNLWKGMVDTDSNSELGDVLLSGTLGIGFVGGSNAMYALFDVDHGSSDLAYSTLYDTVKMMNGIADELKQKYGLNYSILATPAESLAGRFLRLDREKFGEIADVTDRDYYVNSFHIDVKENIGIFDKIRKEAPFHKLTTGGHITYVELDGEARKNVSVILKIVKVMKDTGIGYGSINHPVDKCRDCGTETIIGNECPVCGSHNISKIRRITGYLTGDLDSWNSAKKAEEKDRVKHGMK encoded by the coding sequence ATGCAAATATCTGAAACTCTGAAAAATATAATTGACGGAATAGTTACAGTCGAGAAGAACGACGTAAATAATGAAAATGCCAATATGTCTTCGATGACTCCGGCAGGTCAGATGATGAGGTTTGCAAGTGAAGTGTCGAAGATGTATACCTTGGAAAATCTTGTTTCTCCTGAATTCAAGGAAGCGCACAACAATGGTGAAATACATATTCATGACCTGGATTATTATCCAAGCAAGACAACAACATGCCTTCAGTATGACCTGGCAGACATGTTTGAGCATGGATTCCAGACAAAACATGGCTTCATAAGGGAAGCTAAAAGTATAACAACTTATGCCACACTGGCCACTATAATATTTCAGACAAACCAGAATGAACAGCACGGCGGACAGTCAATTCCGGCGTTTGATTTTTACATGGCAAAAGGTGTTCTGAAATCATTCCGTAGACATTTCAGATATAGAATATTGAGTTTTCTCTCATTGGATTATGTTGATGAAACAAACAGGGAAGTAAAATCTTTCATAAATGAGAACATACATACAATATTACCTGATGACAGAATGATTACGGAAACAGCTGAACATTTTAAAATACCTGAGGATCAGATAAAAAGACTGATGGAGATTGCCTACGATGATACAAGGCTTGAAACATATCAGGCAATGGAAGGGTTTCTGCACAATCTTAACACAATGCACTCACGTGGAGGAAATCAGGTTGTATTTTCTTCAATAAACTACGGAACAGACACTTCCGAGGAAGGAAGAATGGTGATAAGGGAACTCCTGAAGGCTACTGAGGATGGACTTGGAAAGAGGGAAACTCCTATATTTCCTATTCAGATTTTCAAAGTTAAGGAAGGAGTTAACTATACAGAAGAAGATTACAGATATGCAATGGAAAATTTTGACGAAGTGATGAATCAGACGGCTGAAGAACTGAACGGGGATATTGAAAGTCTTGCGGCTGATTTTGGAAAAAAAGAAAACGGGAAAAAATTTAAGGCACCTAATTTTGACCTGCTTCTGCTTTCATGCCATACAACGAGCAGACGGCTTTTTCCGAACTTTGTATTCCTTGATACGGAGTTTAACAGACATGAAAAATGGGATATAAATGATCCTTTAAAATACAGATATGAAGTGGCAACAATGGGATGCAGAACAAGGGTTTTTGAAAATCTGCATGGGGAAAAGACAAGTCTTGGAAGAGGAAACCTTTCCTTTACAAGCATCAACTTCCCAAGAATTGCCATTGAAGTAAGAAGAAAAGTTGAAAAAGAAATAGAAGAAATGAAACAGGAAGGAAAGTTTTCTGATGAGCAGGAAGAAATAAATAAAAAATGTGAACTTCTTGTAAAAGGTTTTCAGGAAAAAGTTAAGGAAATGACATATTTTACTGCAGAACAGCTGTATGAGAGATACAGTTTTCAAAGAACTGCACTGGCAAAACAGTTCCCTTTCATGAGGGCAAATAATTTATGGAAAGGAATGGTTGATACAGATTCAAACAGTGAACTTGGGGATGTCCTGCTTTCAGGTACGCTTGGAATAGGATTTGTGGGAGGTTCAAATGCAATGTATGCTCTTTTTGATGTGGATCATGGAAGCAGTGATCTGGCGTACAGCACTCTTTATGATACTGTAAAAATGATGAATGGGATTGCTGATGAACTGAAACAGAAATATGGACTGAACTATTCTATCCTGGCAACTCCTGCAGAAAGTCTGGCAGGAAGATTTCTAAGACTTGACAGGGAAAAATTCGGAGAAATAGCAGACGTTACAGACAGGGATTATTATGTAAACTCCTTTCATATTGATGTGAAGGAAAATATAGGAATATTTGATAAAATAAGAAAAGAGGCACCGTTTCATAAGCTGACTACAGGAGGACACATTACATATGTGGAACTTGACGGGGAAGCAAGAAAAAATGTAAGTGTAATACTGAAAATTGTGAAAGTGATGAAAGATACAGGTATCGGATACGGTTCAATAAACCACCCGGTTGATAAATGCAGGGACTGCGGTACGGAAACAATAATAGGAAACGAATGTCCTGTATGCGGAAGTCATAACATATCCAAAATAAGAAGAATAACAGGGTATCTGACCGGAGATCTCGACAGCTGGAACAGTGCAAAGAAAGCTGAAGAAAAAGACAGAGTGAAACATGGAATGAAGTGA
- a CDS encoding DUF3100 domain-containing protein: MKNKNFIYLLVFSVVVILIAEMIGIRAIMVGKVRIGFLPLVFALAITMLFAMKGLRKGIIKKIYSEENVKFSGKYLIIIMLPLMAKYGADVAPKLKDILSIGWIFLIQEIGNLGTIVLGLPVAVLIGLRREAIGSTLGLGREGELAYISEKYTLNSPEGEGVLAMYIFGTLFGALFFSIVAPLFTFMGLSPEALAIASGMGSASMMTGASSSLAAVYPQLKETIRAYAAASQLLTSFIGTFTMVFLAVPLQRFMYSKLTKEGKKDGRK, encoded by the coding sequence ATGAAAAATAAGAATTTTATTTATTTGCTTGTATTTTCAGTAGTTGTAATACTTATTGCTGAAATGATTGGAATAAGGGCGATAATGGTAGGAAAAGTCAGAATAGGATTCCTTCCTCTTGTGTTTGCCCTTGCCATTACAATGCTGTTTGCAATGAAAGGTCTGAGAAAAGGCATTATAAAGAAAATATATTCGGAAGAGAATGTTAAATTTTCAGGGAAATATCTGATAATAATAATGCTTCCGCTTATGGCCAAATATGGAGCTGATGTGGCACCGAAACTTAAGGATATCCTGTCAATAGGATGGATATTTCTTATACAGGAAATAGGGAATCTCGGAACAATAGTTTTAGGTCTCCCTGTAGCTGTACTTATAGGTCTGAGAAGAGAAGCGATAGGTTCGACTCTTGGACTTGGAAGGGAAGGGGAGCTGGCATATATTTCGGAAAAATACACGCTGAATTCACCTGAAGGTGAAGGAGTTCTTGCAATGTACATATTCGGAACTCTTTTTGGAGCGCTATTTTTCAGTATAGTGGCGCCTCTGTTTACATTTATGGGACTAAGTCCCGAAGCACTTGCCATAGCGTCAGGAATGGGTTCTGCAAGTATGATGACAGGAGCCAGCTCAAGTCTTGCGGCAGTATATCCTCAACTGAAGGAGACTATAAGGGCCTACGCTGCGGCAAGTCAGCTGCTTACAAGTTTTATAGGCACTTTTACAATGGTATTTCTGGCAGTTCCGCTGCAGAGATTCATGTATTCAAAATTGACTAAGGAGGGGAAGAAAGATGGCAGAAAATAA